One Maribacter dokdonensis DSW-8 genomic region harbors:
- a CDS encoding lysophospholipid acyltransferase family protein, whose translation MKYLRFFPFYVLSILPFWILYMISDITYFLTYYILGYRKKVVCKNLHLAFPHKSEKEINSIAKKFYKHFCDMFFESIKLLTIKPSEIENRFKINNLSQLTDHLKNNENIMLYTAHQGNWEWLTTVPLFLEVNCNTLYKPLSNTYFNDLFILMRERFNVHCIPSNKGYRHLLHLKNNNVVSMNCVIGDQSPLGKSGKSQTQFFNQQTSFFTGAAKIAKKTDSIIFLPYLKKIKRGTYELFFETIVNSASNLDEQNIIETYAHKLEEVIQKYPELYLWTHKRWKRDGITY comes from the coding sequence ATGAAATATTTACGTTTTTTCCCTTTTTATGTATTGTCCATTCTACCTTTTTGGATATTATATATGATATCTGACATTACTTACTTTTTAACGTATTATATACTTGGCTACAGAAAAAAAGTAGTGTGTAAAAACTTGCATCTTGCTTTTCCCCACAAATCAGAGAAAGAAATAAACAGCATTGCAAAAAAATTCTACAAGCATTTTTGTGATATGTTCTTTGAATCAATAAAATTATTAACGATAAAACCAAGTGAGATTGAAAACAGATTTAAGATCAATAACCTATCCCAATTGACCGATCATCTTAAAAATAATGAAAATATAATGCTGTACACTGCACATCAAGGCAATTGGGAATGGCTTACTACGGTTCCTTTATTTCTAGAAGTAAACTGCAATACTTTATACAAACCCTTATCAAACACATATTTCAACGACTTATTCATTTTAATGCGAGAACGATTTAATGTGCATTGTATTCCAAGCAATAAAGGATACCGACACTTATTACACTTAAAAAACAATAACGTAGTCTCTATGAATTGTGTAATTGGAGATCAAAGTCCTTTAGGAAAATCCGGTAAATCCCAAACCCAATTTTTTAATCAGCAAACTTCTTTTTTTACTGGAGCCGCAAAAATTGCCAAAAAGACAGATTCCATAATATTCCTCCCTTATTTGAAGAAAATAAAGCGTGGCACGTATGAACTATTCTTTGAGACAATCGTTAATTCCGCATCTAATTTAGACGAACAAAATATTATAGAAACCTATGCCCATAAATTAGAAGAGGTCATACAAAAGTATCCAGAACTATATTTGTGGACCCACAAAAGGTGGAAAAGAGATGGTATTACCTATTAG
- a CDS encoding xanthine dehydrogenase family protein molybdopterin-binding subunit has product MSDKKNGSKKVSRRKFLIKGGLGAIGVVAIGAYIFRNPIRRQILGVVNSLEAPYTDNTDQPMVWFEVNSDNTIVLHSPKMEMGQGTFTGIAQMAAEELMVGIEQIHVVHAASATGNVDSFATGGSTSISGLWQPLRELAAMLRVMLLNEAARKMNIIVEELTIDKGIISGGGDKMTYAQVAEGVVDWEIPDVPVLKDAKDYKYIGKPISRVDLDAKVYGDPIFGMDAEMQGMLYGAVVRPTKIGATFVSADIKEAEGMPGVVKIIVENDFVGVIANSIIEAEHAKEAIKVVWESYEDLSTADIIGMMTVGNGNSMVIQKNGQSLVEDDDFETLEFRSPIGAHAQIEPNGVVAYVEGDKATVKISTQVVSITRKEVAKRLDIDVENVNIIPTYLGGGFGRRLHTPHAVQAALMSKAVGKPVKYFFSRKEEFQHDMFRPPTHHVIKGKLNAEGFLEALEHDFVSGDVATDSALIPNALTNFLGADVGAIRGGFIQYTAVPNFKAVHWHVTLPFATSWWRSLGLLANTFAMESFMDEMAIKAKKNAVDFRLALIGDDAIDVRLKNVIRAAAEKANYTEDIIDGRAMGFAASIDANTPCAQVAEVSVVGNEIIVHKVTVAMDPGLAVNPDQIRAQCEGSVIMGMSAVLYEKMEVENGELTPTIYGPYQMALMKNAPKEIDVVLLQGKDTPGAVGEPPLGPIGAAIANAVRRLTGERLTELPLKISKNNLS; this is encoded by the coding sequence ATGTCTGACAAAAAAAATGGTTCAAAAAAAGTATCTAGACGTAAATTTTTAATCAAGGGCGGTCTAGGTGCTATTGGTGTGGTTGCCATTGGTGCCTACATCTTTAGAAACCCGATAAGGCGACAAATTTTAGGTGTGGTAAATTCATTGGAAGCACCTTATACCGACAATACAGACCAGCCTATGGTTTGGTTTGAGGTAAATTCAGATAATACAATAGTATTACACTCTCCTAAAATGGAAATGGGTCAAGGAACTTTTACGGGTATTGCTCAAATGGCAGCGGAAGAACTTATGGTTGGTATTGAGCAAATACATGTGGTTCACGCTGCTTCGGCGACAGGTAATGTAGATAGCTTTGCTACTGGCGGAAGTACTTCCATATCTGGATTGTGGCAACCGCTTAGAGAGTTGGCTGCAATGTTACGGGTAATGCTTTTAAATGAAGCTGCTCGCAAAATGAATATAATTGTTGAAGAACTTACCATAGATAAAGGAATCATTTCTGGTGGAGGTGATAAAATGACCTACGCCCAAGTTGCGGAGGGGGTTGTAGATTGGGAGATTCCAGATGTTCCCGTTTTAAAGGATGCTAAGGATTACAAGTATATTGGTAAGCCTATTTCTAGAGTGGATTTAGATGCTAAGGTATACGGAGATCCTATTTTTGGAATGGATGCAGAAATGCAGGGAATGCTCTATGGAGCGGTGGTAAGACCAACTAAAATAGGAGCAACATTTGTAAGTGCGGACATTAAAGAGGCAGAGGGTATGCCCGGTGTCGTTAAGATTATTGTTGAAAATGATTTTGTAGGTGTAATTGCAAATTCTATCATTGAAGCTGAACATGCGAAAGAGGCTATTAAGGTTGTTTGGGAAAGTTATGAGGATTTAAGCACGGCAGATATTATAGGAATGATGACCGTTGGTAATGGTAATTCCATGGTCATACAAAAGAACGGTCAATCACTGGTCGAAGATGATGATTTTGAAACTTTGGAGTTTAGAAGTCCGATCGGTGCTCACGCACAAATTGAACCAAACGGAGTTGTTGCCTATGTAGAAGGAGATAAGGCTACCGTTAAAATTTCAACCCAAGTGGTAAGTATTACCAGAAAAGAGGTTGCCAAACGTTTAGATATAGATGTTGAAAACGTCAATATCATACCTACTTATTTAGGAGGTGGTTTTGGTAGAAGATTACATACTCCACATGCGGTGCAAGCTGCTTTGATGTCAAAAGCAGTAGGTAAACCTGTAAAATATTTTTTTAGTAGAAAAGAAGAGTTTCAGCATGATATGTTCCGCCCTCCCACGCACCATGTGATTAAGGGTAAGCTGAATGCGGAAGGGTTTTTAGAAGCTCTTGAACATGATTTCGTAAGTGGTGATGTTGCAACTGATTCTGCTTTAATTCCTAATGCACTAACTAATTTTTTAGGTGCCGATGTAGGTGCTATACGTGGTGGTTTTATACAATATACGGCTGTTCCAAATTTTAAGGCGGTTCATTGGCATGTTACCTTACCATTTGCGACCAGTTGGTGGCGCAGTCTTGGGTTATTGGCGAATACCTTTGCCATGGAGAGTTTTATGGATGAAATGGCTATTAAGGCAAAGAAAAATGCAGTAGATTTTAGGTTGGCACTAATTGGGGATGATGCCATTGATGTTCGTTTAAAAAACGTTATTCGGGCGGCAGCTGAAAAAGCGAATTATACAGAAGATATTATTGATGGTAGGGCTATGGGTTTTGCAGCTTCTATAGATGCAAATACGCCTTGTGCACAGGTTGCTGAGGTTTCAGTGGTTGGCAATGAAATAATTGTGCATAAAGTCACTGTGGCCATGGACCCTGGGTTAGCGGTTAATCCTGATCAGATTCGTGCTCAGTGTGAAGGTTCTGTAATTATGGGTATGAGTGCTGTTTTGTACGAGAAAATGGAAGTGGAAAATGGCGAATTAACACCTACGATCTATGGTCCTTATCAAATGGCTTTAATGAAAAATGCTCCAAAAGAAATAGATGTAGTTTTGTTGCAAGGAAAAGATACGCCGGGGGCAGTGGGCGAACCTCCATTAGGACCAATTGGTGCAGCTATAGCAAATGCGGTTAGAAGATTGACCGGAGAAAGGCTGACCGAATTGCCCCTTAAAATTTCTAAAAATAACCTGAGCTAA
- a CDS encoding (2Fe-2S)-binding protein produces the protein MKISLTVNGAVRSIDIADDNTPLLWVIRDTLNLKGTKFGCGKAACGACTLHVDGEAVRSCSYPVKFANGKNVTTIEGLGNRDRPHPVQQAWIEEIVPQCGYCQPGFMMATAALLNKVPNPSDEDIDNNIINVCRCGTYYRMRKAIHKAAKLQANMDIESVKEEK, from the coding sequence ATGAAAATTTCCTTAACTGTTAACGGAGCTGTAAGATCAATTGATATTGCAGATGATAATACGCCATTGCTTTGGGTCATAAGAGATACGTTAAATTTGAAAGGAACAAAATTTGGCTGTGGAAAAGCGGCTTGCGGTGCATGTACATTACATGTAGATGGAGAGGCAGTGCGTTCTTGTTCGTATCCGGTGAAATTTGCAAATGGTAAAAATGTAACTACCATAGAGGGTTTAGGAAATAGAGATCGTCCACACCCCGTACAGCAAGCTTGGATTGAAGAAATTGTACCTCAATGTGGCTATTGTCAACCCGGTTTTATGATGGCAACGGCGGCACTTTTAAATAAGGTTCCCAATCCGTCAGATGAAGATATCGATAATAATATTATTAACGTATGCCGTTGCGGTACGTATTATAGAATGCGAAAAGCAATACATAAGGCAGCTAAGTTGCAAGCAAACATGGATATTGAATCAGTTAAAGAGGAGAAGTAA
- the ctlX gene encoding citrulline utilization hydrolase CtlX, whose translation MQITNTILMIRPVSFRMNEQTAVNNYFMEDIDLKNQEINKKAQEEFDAFVVELRNKGVNVIVVQDTKEPDTPDSIFPNNWISFHANGTVGVYPMFAENRRNERRDDIFDILESNGFKINDVVDYTSAEEEELFLEGTGSILIDRVNKKAYCALSERADEELFIEFCEDFDFFPVIFTANQSVDGKRLPIYHTNVMMALAENFVIICADSIDDKKEKKNVLDHLKKDGKEIITITEQQMHHFAGNMLQVLGSEDKRYMVMSSAAFHSLTKEQITKIENHCSILHSSLHTIETCGGGSARCMMAEVFLPKE comes from the coding sequence ATGCAAATTACTAACACAATACTAATGATTCGTCCTGTGTCATTTAGAATGAATGAGCAAACGGCTGTCAATAACTACTTTATGGAGGATATTGACTTGAAGAACCAAGAAATTAACAAGAAGGCCCAAGAGGAGTTTGATGCTTTTGTGGTAGAATTAAGAAATAAAGGAGTAAACGTAATCGTTGTTCAAGATACTAAAGAGCCTGATACTCCAGACAGTATTTTTCCAAATAATTGGATATCATTTCACGCAAATGGTACCGTTGGTGTCTACCCAATGTTCGCAGAGAACAGAAGAAATGAAAGGCGCGATGATATTTTTGATATTCTAGAATCTAACGGTTTTAAGATCAATGATGTTGTTGATTATACTTCTGCTGAAGAGGAAGAGTTGTTTCTTGAAGGCACAGGTAGTATTCTTATAGATCGTGTAAACAAAAAAGCTTATTGCGCATTGTCTGAACGTGCAGATGAAGAATTGTTTATTGAGTTTTGTGAAGATTTCGATTTTTTTCCGGTAATATTTACCGCAAACCAGTCTGTAGACGGTAAAAGATTACCAATTTACCATACTAACGTAATGATGGCATTGGCAGAAAATTTTGTAATTATCTGTGCAGATTCTATTGATGATAAGAAGGAAAAAAAGAACGTATTAGATCATCTAAAAAAAGATGGTAAAGAGATTATTACGATTACCGAGCAGCAAATGCATCATTTTGCTGGTAATATGTTGCAGGTTTTAGGTAGCGAAGATAAAAGATATATGGTGATGAGCTCAGCTGCATTTCATAGTTTGACCAAAGAGCAGATTACTAAAATAGAAAACCATTGTTCAATTTTACATAGTTCTTTACATACTATTGAAACCTGTGGTGGTGGTAGTGCCCGTTGTATGATGGCTGAAGTTTTTCTTCCAAAAGAATAA
- a CDS encoding dimethylarginine dimethylaminohydrolase family protein, whose translation MLQLNINDEISPLKAVVLGIAKSSGPTPTLEEAYDPKSKEHIKAGTYPLEADMIKEMEAFREVFEKYGVKVFRPEVLEDCNQIFTRDIAFVIENKLIKANILPDREQEVEAILHVLDKIEDDNILTPPEDVHVEGGDVMPWNDYIFVGTYTAYDYPSYITARTNKAAVEYLAKQFPHKTIKSFELRKSNTVAKDNALHLDCCFQPLGKGKAIIHKNGFLVEEEYQWLVDFFGKENVFEIDALEMYHMYSNVFSISPDVVVSEGNFTRLNNWLREQGFTVEEIPYGEISKQEGLLRCSTLPLIRV comes from the coding sequence ATGTTACAATTAAATATCAATGATGAGATTTCACCTTTAAAGGCAGTGGTATTAGGTATTGCTAAAAGCTCAGGACCTACACCCACTTTAGAGGAAGCTTATGATCCAAAATCCAAGGAGCATATAAAGGCTGGGACTTATCCGTTAGAAGCTGACATGATTAAAGAAATGGAAGCTTTTAGAGAAGTCTTTGAAAAATATGGTGTAAAGGTTTTTAGACCAGAGGTTCTAGAAGATTGTAATCAGATTTTTACTAGAGATATCGCTTTTGTAATAGAAAATAAGTTGATAAAAGCCAACATCTTACCTGATCGTGAACAAGAGGTTGAGGCTATTTTACATGTACTTGATAAAATAGAGGATGACAACATTCTTACACCGCCTGAGGACGTGCATGTTGAAGGTGGTGACGTAATGCCATGGAACGATTATATATTTGTTGGTACCTATACAGCGTATGATTATCCATCATATATTACTGCAAGAACAAATAAGGCCGCGGTAGAATATTTAGCTAAACAGTTTCCGCATAAAACTATAAAGTCGTTTGAGCTTCGCAAGTCCAATACAGTAGCTAAAGACAACGCTTTGCATTTAGATTGTTGTTTTCAGCCTTTGGGTAAAGGGAAAGCTATTATTCATAAAAACGGATTTTTGGTTGAGGAAGAATACCAATGGTTAGTTGATTTTTTTGGAAAAGAAAATGTTTTTGAAATAGATGCCTTAGAAATGTACCATATGTATAGCAATGTATTTTCTATATCACCAGATGTTGTAGTATCTGAAGGCAACTTCACCCGTTTGAATAATTGGTTAAGAGAACAAGGCTTTACGGTAGAGGAGATTCCGTATGGCGAAATATCAAAACAAGAGGGTTTATTGCGCTGTAGTACTTTACCCTTAATTAGAGTATAA
- a CDS encoding citrate synthase produces the protein MSDKAILEYNGEKYEFPVIKGTEDELAIDIKSLRSATKGMITIDPGFKNTGSCESAITFLDGEKGILRYRGYSIEELAEKADFLEVAYALIFGDLPNKEELAKFHKDIKDESHVDEEMKKILDGFPKSAHPMGVLSSLTSALIAFNPSTVDVSSDEDMYHAIVRILAKFPVLVAWTLRKKKGLPLDYGDDSLGYVENIHKMMFKRPNQDYKKNKVVIEALDKLLILHADHEQNCSTSTVRIVGSSHAGLFASLSAGISALWGPLHGGANQAVLEMLEAIEADGGDTKKYMAKAKDKSDPFRLMGFGHRVYKNFDPRAKIIKVAADEVLADLGINDPILDIAKGLEKEALEDQYFVDRKLYPNVDFYSGIIYRALGIPTEMFTVMFALGRLPGWIAQWREMRLNGEPIGRPRQVYTGENLRSFVELDKR, from the coding sequence ATGTCAGACAAAGCTATTTTAGAATATAATGGTGAAAAATATGAGTTTCCGGTAATTAAGGGAACCGAAGATGAACTTGCAATAGATATCAAATCATTGCGTTCAGCAACCAAAGGAATGATAACCATTGATCCGGGTTTTAAAAATACAGGATCATGTGAAAGTGCTATTACTTTTTTAGATGGCGAAAAAGGTATTTTACGTTATAGAGGGTATTCAATTGAAGAATTAGCCGAGAAAGCTGATTTCTTAGAAGTTGCCTATGCTTTAATATTTGGAGACTTACCTAACAAGGAGGAACTGGCAAAGTTCCACAAGGATATTAAAGATGAATCTCACGTAGATGAAGAGATGAAGAAGATATTGGATGGTTTTCCAAAGTCCGCACATCCAATGGGTGTTCTATCATCTTTAACAAGTGCACTAATTGCATTTAATCCTTCTACTGTTGATGTAAGTTCAGATGAGGATATGTACCACGCAATTGTACGTATACTTGCAAAATTTCCAGTTCTTGTAGCTTGGACTTTACGTAAAAAGAAAGGTCTTCCATTAGATTATGGAGATGATAGTTTAGGGTATGTTGAGAACATTCATAAAATGATGTTCAAGCGTCCTAACCAAGATTATAAAAAGAATAAAGTTGTCATTGAAGCCTTAGATAAGTTGTTGATATTACATGCAGACCATGAACAAAACTGTTCTACAAGTACTGTTCGTATCGTAGGTTCTTCACATGCTGGATTATTTGCATCATTATCTGCTGGTATTTCAGCTCTTTGGGGGCCACTACACGGTGGTGCGAACCAAGCTGTTTTAGAAATGCTTGAAGCAATTGAAGCGGATGGTGGTGACACCAAAAAATATATGGCCAAGGCTAAAGATAAATCTGATCCTTTCAGATTAATGGGCTTTGGACATAGAGTATATAAGAACTTTGACCCTCGTGCAAAAATCATTAAAGTTGCAGCTGACGAGGTGTTGGCAGATTTAGGTATTAATGACCCTATTCTTGATATAGCCAAAGGCTTAGAAAAAGAGGCTTTGGAAGATCAGTACTTTGTGGATAGAAAATTATACCCTAATGTAGATTTCTACTCAGGTATTATTTATAGAGCTTTGGGTATACCAACAGAAATGTTTACAGTTATGTTCGCATTAGGTAGATTGCCAGGGTGGATTGCACAATGGAGAGAAATGAGATTAAATGGTGAGCCAATTGGTAGACCAAGACAAGTATATACTGGTGAAAATTTAAGATCTTTTGTCGAACTTGACAAAAGGTAG
- a CDS encoding glycogen synthase, producing MNNFLFVSAENDAIPDCKAGGMGDVVRDVPREISKREDKVHVVVPAYSRLHKNGIFKTKLEFSLRGVPYTAELYEVIPKRVDKNITHYVIHHPEILEGGIAHIYHDDPTEPFFNDFVKFIIFCTATAEAIKIGAFGDLDIVHMHDWHSAALLFIKTYHPSYNDLKKMRYVYTIHNLAIQGIRPFYNNYASVNNWFPEIQLDHNALKDLRYQDCINLMAVGIRLADAVHTVSPSYKEDVLLPSRRPEFIGGESLENDLLKADNEGRLFGILNASNYGNIRVAEKGLLYRNTVKALFRWLQENSKKYKADFLAHTGEKIMQYVGNRPKFIVSSVARLTEQKFYFLKRSPEAFEKMLVRLSEVDGIFMLLGTGDPDYEEFFRHMSYHHKNFVFTNGQSEDLIDSMYLETDLYFMPSLFEPCGISQMLAMRNGNPCLVHHTGGLKDTVEHLKTGFAFSGNTYDEQISNMVKSFDEALTIWEHDKDTWKKIKSNAKKVRFTWEKSLNEYYDKLYLL from the coding sequence ATGAATAATTTTCTTTTTGTTTCAGCAGAAAACGATGCTATTCCAGATTGTAAAGCTGGTGGAATGGGTGATGTTGTTAGAGATGTGCCTAGGGAAATTTCGAAACGAGAAGATAAAGTTCACGTTGTCGTACCAGCTTATTCTAGATTACATAAAAACGGAATTTTTAAGACCAAACTAGAATTTAGCTTACGTGGAGTTCCGTATACGGCAGAATTATATGAGGTAATTCCAAAAAGAGTAGATAAAAATATTACACATTATGTAATTCATCATCCAGAAATTTTAGAAGGTGGAATTGCTCATATTTATCATGATGATCCTACCGAGCCATTTTTTAATGATTTTGTAAAATTCATTATTTTTTGCACTGCTACCGCAGAGGCTATTAAAATTGGAGCTTTTGGTGATCTAGATATTGTGCATATGCATGATTGGCATTCAGCGGCACTTTTGTTTATAAAGACCTATCATCCAAGTTATAATGATCTAAAAAAGATGAGATATGTCTATACCATTCATAATTTGGCTATACAGGGTATTCGTCCCTTTTATAATAATTATGCTTCGGTTAACAATTGGTTTCCAGAAATACAATTGGATCATAATGCCTTAAAGGATTTAAGATATCAAGACTGTATAAATTTAATGGCTGTGGGCATACGCTTGGCAGATGCCGTTCATACAGTATCGCCTTCTTATAAAGAAGATGTTCTACTACCTAGTAGAAGACCAGAGTTTATTGGCGGTGAAAGTTTGGAAAATGATTTGTTGAAGGCAGATAATGAAGGTCGTTTATTTGGAATTTTGAATGCGAGTAATTACGGTAATATTAGAGTTGCGGAAAAAGGTCTTTTGTACAGGAATACGGTAAAAGCACTTTTTAGATGGTTGCAAGAAAACTCCAAGAAATACAAAGCTGATTTTTTAGCCCATACTGGTGAAAAAATAATGCAGTATGTAGGCAATAGACCTAAATTTATTGTGTCTAGTGTGGCAAGGCTTACAGAGCAGAAATTTTATTTTTTAAAACGTTCACCAGAGGCGTTTGAAAAGATGCTGGTTAGGCTAAGTGAAGTGGATGGTATTTTTATGCTTTTGGGGACTGGTGATCCTGATTATGAGGAATTCTTTCGTCATATGAGCTATCATCATAAGAATTTTGTTTTTACGAACGGTCAATCAGAAGATTTAATAGATTCTATGTACTTGGAAACCGATCTTTATTTTATGCCAAGTTTGTTTGAGCCTTGTGGTATAAGTCAAATGTTAGCAATGAGAAATGGAAATCCTTGCCTAGTTCATCATACAGGCGGTCTAAAAGATACGGTAGAGCATTTAAAAACTGGTTTTGCTTTTAGCGGAAATACCTATGATGAACAGATTAGTAATATGGTGAAGAGCTTTGATGAAGCATTGACTATTTGGGAGCATGATAAAGACACTTGGAAAAAAATTAAATCCAATGCTAAAAAAGTGAGATTTACTTGGGAGAAATCCTTAAATGAGTATTATGATAAACTATATCTGTTGTAA
- the eno gene encoding phosphopyruvate hydratase: MSIILNVHARQILDSRGNPTVEVDVVTENGVMGRAAVPSGASTGEHEAVELRDGGETFMGKGVMKAVDNVNSVIAEEILGMNVFDQNLLDQTMIDLDGTPNKSKLGANAILGVSLAAAKAAANELGLSLFRYIGGVSANTLPVPMMNIINGGSHSDAPIAFQEFMVMPVKAKSFSHAMQMGTEIFHNLKKVLHDRGLSTAVGDEGGFAPNLAGGTEDALDTIAKAVKNAGYTLGDDVMIALDCAAAEFFLDGKYDYTKFEGESGVVRTSEEQAQYLADLSAKYPIISIEDGMDENDWDGWKSLTDKIGDKVQLVGDDLFVTNVERLSTGIEKGIANSILIKVNQIGTLTETIAAVNMAKNAGYTSVMSHRSGETEDNTIADLAVALNTGQIKTGSASRSDRMAKYNQLLRIEEELGSTAYYPQEKAFKLG; the protein is encoded by the coding sequence ATGAGTATTATATTAAATGTTCACGCAAGGCAGATATTAGATTCTAGAGGAAATCCAACTGTTGAAGTAGATGTAGTTACAGAAAATGGTGTAATGGGTAGAGCAGCGGTTCCTTCTGGTGCTTCTACAGGTGAGCATGAAGCTGTTGAGTTGCGTGATGGAGGGGAGACTTTCATGGGTAAAGGTGTAATGAAAGCTGTTGATAACGTAAATAGTGTTATTGCTGAAGAAATTTTAGGTATGAATGTGTTTGATCAAAATTTATTAGATCAAACAATGATAGATTTAGATGGTACTCCAAATAAATCTAAATTAGGAGCTAATGCTATTTTGGGTGTTTCTCTTGCTGCTGCTAAAGCTGCTGCCAATGAATTAGGTCTTTCACTCTTTAGATATATTGGTGGTGTTAGCGCTAACACATTACCGGTTCCAATGATGAATATTATTAATGGTGGTTCTCACTCAGATGCACCAATCGCATTTCAGGAATTTATGGTAATGCCTGTTAAAGCAAAAAGCTTTTCACACGCTATGCAGATGGGTACGGAGATATTCCATAATCTTAAAAAGGTGTTACATGACCGTGGACTTAGTACTGCAGTAGGTGATGAAGGTGGTTTTGCGCCAAACCTAGCAGGTGGTACTGAAGATGCTTTGGATACCATTGCAAAAGCGGTTAAAAACGCAGGTTATACCTTAGGTGATGATGTAATGATTGCATTGGATTGTGCTGCAGCGGAATTCTTTTTAGATGGAAAATATGACTACACTAAATTTGAAGGTGAATCTGGTGTTGTTAGAACTTCAGAAGAACAGGCTCAGTATTTAGCTGATCTAAGTGCAAAGTATCCTATTATCTCTATTGAGGACGGTATGGATGAAAACGATTGGGATGGTTGGAAATCTTTAACTGACAAAATTGGAGATAAAGTTCAATTAGTTGGTGATGATTTGTTTGTAACCAATGTTGAGCGTTTGTCTACAGGTATAGAAAAAGGAATCGCAAATTCCATCTTGATCAAAGTAAACCAGATTGGTACATTGACAGAAACTATAGCGGCGGTTAATATGGCTAAAAATGCAGGTTATACTTCAGTAATGTCTCACCGTTCTGGAGAGACTGAAGATAATACTATCGCTGATTTAGCGGTTGCATTGAATACAGGTCAAATTAAAACAGGATCAGCATCAAGGTCTGATCGTATGGCTAAATATAACCAACTACTTAGAATAGAAGAAGAATTGGGGAGTACAGCTTACTACCCTCAAGAAAAAGCCTTTAAATTAGGTTAA
- the carA gene encoding glutamine-hydrolyzing carbamoyl-phosphate synthase small subunit: MKYQAKRKALILLADGTIFYGKSVGDKEGTAFGEVCFNTGMTGYQEIFTDPSYFGQIMVTTNAHIGNYGVNKDEIESESIKISGLVCRNFSYEYSRPLADDSLQGFLEQNDLFAISDVDTRALVSYIRDNGAMNAVISTDVDNIEDLKKRLSEVPSMEGLELASKVSTKEAYFVGDENATFKIAALDIGIKKNILRNLVKRGAYIKVFPYNSSFEEMSSWNPDAFFISNGPGDPEPLVDAIAAVKKMIETDKPLFGICLGHQVLALANGVSTYKMHNGHRGINHPILNLVTGKGEITSQNHGFAINREETEANSNLEITHTHLNDKTVAGIKMKDKDVFSVQYHPEASPGPHDADYLFDDFFKLIEKSSKHNEIV; this comes from the coding sequence ATGAAATATCAAGCAAAAAGAAAAGCATTAATACTACTTGCAGACGGAACTATTTTTTACGGTAAATCTGTTGGTGATAAAGAGGGTACTGCTTTTGGTGAGGTATGTTTTAATACGGGCATGACCGGATATCAAGAAATATTCACAGATCCTTCATATTTTGGGCAAATAATGGTAACTACTAATGCCCATATTGGTAACTATGGTGTTAATAAAGACGAAATAGAATCTGAATCAATAAAAATCTCTGGATTAGTTTGTAGAAATTTCAGTTATGAATATTCTAGACCTTTAGCAGATGATAGCCTTCAAGGATTTCTAGAACAGAATGATCTTTTTGCAATTTCAGATGTCGATACTCGTGCATTGGTAAGTTATATACGTGATAACGGAGCTATGAATGCGGTTATATCTACAGATGTTGATAATATTGAAGATCTTAAGAAACGTTTAAGTGAGGTCCCAAGTATGGAGGGTCTTGAACTTGCATCTAAAGTATCTACAAAAGAAGCATATTTTGTTGGTGATGAAAATGCAACTTTTAAAATTGCAGCTTTAGATATTGGGATAAAGAAGAATATTTTAAGAAATCTTGTTAAAAGAGGGGCGTATATAAAAGTCTTTCCATACAACAGTAGTTTTGAGGAAATGTCTTCGTGGAATCCTGATGCTTTCTTTATATCTAATGGACCTGGAGATCCAGAACCATTAGTAGATGCTATAGCAGCTGTAAAAAAGATGATTGAAACGGACAAGCCTCTTTTTGGGATTTGTTTAGGTCATCAAGTTTTGGCATTGGCAAATGGTGTTTCTACATACAAAATGCACAATGGCCATAGAGGAATTAATCATCCAATATTGAACTTGGTTACAGGTAAAGGTGAAATAACCTCTCAAAACCATGGTTTTGCAATTAATAGGGAAGAGACGGAAGCAAATTCTAATTTGGAAATCACCCATACGCATCTAAATGATAAAACAGTAGCTGGTATAAAAATGAAGGATAAGGATGTATTTTCTGTACAATATCATCCTGAAGCAAGTCCAGGACCACATGATGCAGATTACCTTTTTGATGATTTTTTCAAATTAATTGAGAAAAGTTCAAAACATAACGAAATAGTTTAA